The following proteins come from a genomic window of Aequorivita marisscotiae:
- a CDS encoding ion transporter, with amino-acid sequence MKPSNKKSWRYKIHEIIYEADTPMGKLFDIILLILILLSVIIVMLESVRSIDLEYHKLFYVIEWIITIFFTIEYIARIITVKKPKNYIFSFYGIIDLLSTIPLYLSFILVGSNYLLTVRAMRLLRVFRILKIARYIGEGNKLKKALLESRAKIFIFIFAVLIVAIIAGTLMYLIEGEESGFKSIPVSVYWCIVTLTTVGFGDIAPVTPAGQFLATIIMILGYGVIAVPTGIISAQYVRKERDDFVHVNTQSCRNCGASKHRDDAKFCHKCGYELHSETNPIA; translated from the coding sequence TTGAAACCAAGCAATAAAAAATCCTGGCGCTATAAAATTCATGAGATAATCTATGAGGCAGATACGCCCATGGGGAAGCTTTTTGATATTATTCTACTTATATTAATATTACTTAGCGTAATAATTGTTATGCTAGAGAGCGTACGTTCTATAGATTTAGAATATCACAAATTGTTTTATGTTATTGAATGGATTATAACCATCTTTTTTACCATTGAATATATAGCTCGAATTATCACTGTAAAGAAACCAAAAAACTACATTTTCAGTTTCTACGGTATTATTGATTTGTTGTCAACCATTCCATTATACCTGTCTTTTATTTTAGTGGGAAGCAACTATTTGCTTACAGTGCGGGCCATGCGGTTGTTGCGCGTTTTTAGAATATTAAAAATAGCACGGTATATAGGTGAAGGCAATAAACTGAAAAAAGCACTTTTAGAAAGCCGAGCAAAAATATTTATATTCATTTTTGCCGTACTTATTGTCGCTATTATTGCAGGCACGCTTATGTATTTAATTGAAGGAGAAGAAAGTGGTTTTAAGAGTATCCCGGTTAGTGTATATTGGTGCATCGTTACCCTTACCACGGTAGGTTTTGGCGATATTGCCCCCGTTACACCTGCGGGTCAGTTTTTGGCAACCATAATTATGATTCTAGGTTATGGAGTTATAGCTGTACCCACGGGAATTATTAGTGCCCAATATGTAAGAAAAGAGAGAGACGATTTTGTTCACGTAAACACTCAGTCTTGTAGAAATTGCGGCGCATCTAAACATAGAGATGATGCAAAATTCTGTCATAAATGTGGCTATGAATTGCATTCAGAAACTAACCCCATAGCGTAA
- the miaA gene encoding tRNA (adenosine(37)-N6)-dimethylallyltransferase MiaA, protein MRSKKPLLICVVGATAIGKTSLAVKLAKAFSTEIISADSRQFFKETHIGTAVPSEDELNAAPHHFIQTKSILEDYSVGDFEKDAIALLTTLFKKHNIVIMVGGSGLYVDAVVKGLDNFPKVESGIRDKLNTELMESGIEVLQNELKKADPHYFEKVDIQNPHRLVRALEIYRGTGKPYSSFLNNKTVHRNFETLFVGLTADRETIYSRINLRVNKMVEAGLVKEAKALLPHRKRNALQTVGYRELFEYFDGNFTLEEAIAEIKKNTRRFAKRQNTWFKKNDAIHWFDYKTSAKIIVKYIKEKNAH, encoded by the coding sequence ATGCGTTCCAAAAAACCATTGCTTATTTGCGTTGTGGGCGCTACCGCCATCGGTAAAACTTCATTAGCTGTAAAACTTGCAAAGGCTTTTTCTACCGAAATAATCTCGGCAGATTCAAGACAATTTTTTAAAGAAACACACATTGGAACCGCTGTTCCCAGCGAGGACGAATTAAATGCGGCACCCCACCATTTTATTCAAACTAAAAGTATTTTAGAAGACTATTCGGTGGGCGATTTTGAAAAAGATGCCATTGCTTTGTTAACTACACTTTTTAAAAAGCACAACATTGTTATAATGGTAGGCGGTTCCGGACTTTATGTAGATGCAGTGGTAAAAGGATTAGACAATTTTCCGAAAGTAGAATCAGGCATACGCGACAAGTTAAATACCGAACTGATGGAAAGCGGAATTGAAGTACTTCAAAATGAATTAAAAAAGGCAGATCCTCATTATTTTGAAAAAGTTGATATTCAAAATCCACACAGATTGGTACGGGCGCTGGAAATATATCGAGGTACGGGAAAACCGTATTCGTCTTTCTTAAATAATAAAACCGTACATAGAAATTTTGAAACACTTTTTGTCGGCTTAACGGCAGACAGGGAAACCATCTATAGTCGAATTAATTTGCGGGTAAACAAGATGGTAGAGGCCGGCTTGGTTAAGGAAGCAAAAGCGTTACTACCTCACAGAAAAAGAAACGCGTTGCAAACGGTAGGCTATCGGGAGCTTTTTGAATATTTTGATGGAAACTTTACCTTGGAAGAAGCTATTGCTGAAATTAAAAAAAACACCAGAAGATTTGCAAAACGCCAAAATACGTGGTTTAAAAAAAATGATGCCATTCACTGGTTTGATTATAAAACCAGCGCTAAAATAATTGTAAAGTATATAAAAGAAAAAAACGCCCACTAG
- a CDS encoding response regulator transcription factor, producing the protein METENKKILLVEDDPNFGTVLKDYLAMNDYNVTHAKNGMEGFEKFKKDDFDLCILDVMMPYKDGFTLAKEIREKNEDVPIIFLTAKAMKEDVLKGYKVGADDYLNKPFDSEVLLMKIKAIIQRKATDSIADSKQFEFEIGNFHLNSKLRFLTYNKETPIKLSPKENELLRLLALHKNDLMPRELALTKIWRDDNYFTSRSMDVYIAKLRKYLSKDDGVEIINIHGEGFRLVVKSEVDN; encoded by the coding sequence ATGGAAACAGAAAACAAAAAAATACTCTTAGTAGAAGACGATCCCAATTTCGGAACAGTTCTTAAAGACTATCTAGCGATGAACGATTATAACGTTACACACGCAAAAAACGGAATGGAAGGTTTTGAAAAATTTAAAAAAGACGATTTCGATCTCTGCATATTAGACGTTATGATGCCTTACAAAGATGGGTTTACATTGGCTAAGGAAATACGTGAAAAAAATGAAGACGTACCTATTATTTTCCTTACAGCGAAAGCTATGAAGGAAGATGTGCTAAAAGGCTATAAAGTAGGTGCAGACGATTATTTAAACAAGCCTTTTGATAGCGAAGTATTGTTGATGAAAATAAAAGCTATTATTCAAAGAAAGGCAACAGATTCTATTGCAGATAGCAAGCAATTTGAATTTGAGATTGGTAATTTCCACTTAAATTCTAAGCTACGTTTCTTAACCTACAATAAAGAAACCCCTATCAAATTATCGCCAAAAGAAAACGAATTGTTGCGTTTATTGGCACTTCATAAAAATGATTTAATGCCACGTGAATTGGCGCTAACCAAGATTTGGAGAGATGATAACTACTTTACCTCAAGAAGTATGGACGTTTACATTGCTAAACTCAGAAAATATCTTAGTAAAGATGATGGGGTAGAAATAATCAATATTCACGGTGAAGGTTTCCGATTGGTTGTTAAAAGCGAAGTAGACAACTAG
- a CDS encoding sensor histidine kinase — protein sequence MNKKLFVLLIALMSLSLLGIVFVQGYWISNAYKTKAEQFTINSKQVILSVAREIQLRENEAYYQVYSAYVDSIQVPDSQSFTELAYRIQNKATNETFIFTDGILEQDYKLSSGFFDSEMDSIQFRKLTSRKTKTKITEGIDGTTTTQTRVESFSRLKDYERKQFEDFVSNVTSMVPIYKRVKEEEISKLISKELKERGLKSKFEFAIFNNNLETKVRSKNFKFNPDNTYIVPLFVNENKSNYELYVNFSEKEKLVINSILGMAILSLVFTAVIILAYSSAISQIYKQRQISQIKSDFINNMTHEFKTPIATINLALDSLKNPKVKDNKEFLNRYLGMIRDENRRMNAQVENVLRISKLEKNELDLPKERVDLQDLVEDSISHVSLIVEDKGGYINTHYGALKSTVLANESHLTNVIVNILDNAIKYSEEQPKIDIYSENVKNSVILKIRDQGMGMSKGVQKKIFEKFYREHTGDIHNVKGHGLGLAYVKRILDDHDAEIFVESEKGKGSTFILKLHLIS from the coding sequence ATGAACAAAAAGCTATTCGTATTGCTTATAGCGCTCATGAGCCTCTCATTATTGGGAATAGTATTTGTTCAGGGATATTGGATATCAAACGCTTATAAAACAAAAGCGGAACAGTTTACTATAAATTCCAAGCAGGTGATTTTGTCAGTGGCAAGGGAAATTCAGTTACGAGAAAACGAAGCGTATTATCAAGTTTACAGTGCGTATGTAGATAGCATACAGGTGCCCGACAGCCAAAGTTTTACAGAGTTAGCCTATCGAATTCAAAATAAGGCAACAAATGAAACTTTTATTTTTACCGATGGAATTTTAGAACAGGATTACAAACTTTCTTCTGGATTTTTTGATTCTGAAATGGATAGCATTCAATTTAGAAAACTTACCAGCAGAAAAACAAAGACAAAAATAACTGAAGGAATAGACGGAACCACCACAACCCAAACGAGAGTGGAGTCGTTTTCTAGATTAAAAGATTACGAACGCAAACAATTTGAAGATTTTGTTAGTAATGTAACATCAATGGTTCCTATATACAAGCGGGTTAAGGAAGAAGAGATTTCGAAACTAATTTCAAAAGAGCTAAAGGAGCGTGGGTTAAAATCTAAATTTGAGTTTGCTATTTTTAATAATAACCTTGAAACAAAAGTACGTTCAAAAAATTTTAAGTTCAATCCTGATAATACCTATATCGTTCCCCTGTTCGTAAATGAAAATAAAAGCAATTATGAGCTTTATGTAAATTTTTCAGAAAAGGAGAAATTAGTAATTAATAGTATTTTAGGAATGGCCATCCTCTCACTGGTATTTACGGCAGTGATAATATTGGCCTATTCTAGCGCGATTTCGCAGATATATAAGCAGCGTCAGATTTCTCAGATTAAGAGTGATTTTATCAATAATATGACGCACGAATTTAAAACGCCAATCGCGACTATTAATTTAGCGTTAGATTCCCTTAAAAACCCGAAAGTAAAGGATAACAAAGAGTTTTTGAACCGATATTTGGGAATGATTCGAGATGAAAATAGAAGAATGAATGCACAAGTAGAAAATGTACTTCGAATTTCAAAACTTGAAAAAAATGAGCTGGATCTACCAAAAGAGCGTGTAGATTTACAAGATTTGGTCGAAGATTCAATCTCGCACGTAAGCCTAATAGTTGAAGATAAAGGCGGTTATATAAACACACATTATGGAGCGCTTAAGTCTACGGTACTGGCAAACGAGTCGCATTTAACAAATGTAATAGTAAATATATTGGACAACGCAATTAAATATTCTGAAGAGCAACCAAAAATAGATATCTATTCAGAAAACGTTAAAAATAGTGTTATCTTAAAGATTCGCGACCAAGGCATGGGAATGAGCAAAGGGGTTCAGAAAAAAATATTTGAAAAGTTTTACCGTGAACACACGGGCGATATACACAACGTTAAAGGGCACGGACTCGGTCTAGCATATGTTAAACGAATTTTAGACGATCACGACGCCGAAATATTTGTTGAAAGTGAAAAAGGAAAAGGCAGCACCTTTATATTAAAACTACACCTAATATCTTAA
- the coaE gene encoding dephospho-CoA kinase (Dephospho-CoA kinase (CoaE) performs the final step in coenzyme A biosynthesis.), producing MKIIGLTGGIGSGKTTVAKMFSKLGVPIYIADVEAKKLTNSSKIIRRELIALLGENAYTDAGLNRTYVADKIFNDTNLLQAVNKIIHPRVAMHFKKWTTKQNAPYVIKEAAILFENGGYKHCDLTILVTAPKAIRIARVMARDKTSKEAIEQRINNQWSDKEKLKLADIIIENTTIEATKKRVSEIHKTLLL from the coding sequence ATGAAAATTATTGGTCTTACCGGAGGGATAGGAAGTGGCAAGACTACCGTGGCAAAAATGTTTTCTAAACTAGGCGTACCTATATATATTGCCGATGTTGAAGCTAAAAAACTTACCAATTCTTCCAAGATAATCCGTAGGGAATTAATTGCTCTTTTAGGTGAAAATGCCTACACAGACGCAGGTTTAAATCGCACCTACGTCGCAGATAAAATCTTTAACGATACAAACTTATTACAAGCGGTTAACAAAATTATACATCCACGAGTGGCCATGCATTTTAAAAAATGGACTACTAAACAAAATGCTCCATATGTAATAAAGGAAGCCGCTATCCTTTTTGAAAACGGCGGTTATAAACACTGCGACCTTACAATACTTGTTACGGCGCCAAAAGCCATTAGAATAGCGCGTGTTATGGCACGCGATAAAACTTCGAAAGAAGCAATAGAGCAACGCATTAATAACCAATGGAGCGATAAAGAAAAGCTAAAATTGGCCGATATTATTATCGAAAATACCACTATTGAAGCAACTAAAAAGCGCGTTTCTGAAATCCATAAAACGCTTCTGTTGTAA
- a CDS encoding CdaR family protein, with protein MTKGIFKKNKNLKIKRFLFFLLIAAIFWILTKFSREFTTTMEAKINYENIPETTALSEKNLHTIMFDLTANGFEILFYKFKKPRIDVQVSEFYDNEKDHFTISKNELSRMVSSNFNRNLGIKNLSVEELKVVLDPIVLKKVKVVPSTKLSFKDGFKPRDSIKISPDSVTISGPSGTLKKINSIRTEEVSLNGIEKSISKSISLVSPNSEIVSIKPNTVTINLKVAEYSQGQFTLPIEVINLPPEMEIKLISPSVTVSYDVPVSEFTKISKENFRVICDYAKRNKDDNFMLPTLEKMPPGILNVVFEPKKIDFFIFK; from the coding sequence ATGACAAAAGGAATTTTTAAGAAGAATAAGAATTTAAAGATAAAACGCTTTTTATTCTTTCTGCTAATTGCTGCTATTTTCTGGATTTTAACCAAATTTAGTAGAGAGTTTACTACTACAATGGAAGCCAAAATTAATTATGAAAATATACCAGAAACCACGGCATTATCTGAAAAAAACTTGCACACCATTATGTTTGATTTAACGGCAAATGGTTTCGAAATTTTATTCTATAAATTTAAAAAACCGAGAATTGATGTACAAGTAAGTGAATTTTACGACAATGAAAAAGACCATTTCACCATTAGTAAAAATGAATTGTCGCGAATGGTTTCCTCTAATTTTAATAGAAACTTAGGTATCAAAAATTTATCGGTAGAGGAATTAAAGGTTGTTTTGGACCCAATTGTGCTCAAAAAAGTAAAAGTAGTTCCAAGTACAAAACTTTCTTTTAAAGACGGATTTAAACCTAGGGACAGTATAAAAATAAGTCCGGATTCTGTAACCATTTCGGGTCCTTCGGGTACATTAAAAAAAATAAATTCAATTAGAACCGAAGAAGTTTCATTGAATGGAATAGAAAAAAGTATTTCGAAATCTATAAGTTTAGTTTCCCCTAATTCCGAAATTGTTTCAATTAAACCCAACACCGTAACCATTAATTTAAAAGTAGCGGAATACTCCCAAGGACAATTTACCCTTCCCATAGAGGTAATTAATCTTCCGCCAGAAATGGAAATAAAATTAATATCGCCCTCCGTTACCGTATCGTACGATGTGCCGGTGAGCGAATTCACCAAAATTTCTAAAGAAAATTTTAGGGTTATATGCGATTACGCCAAGAGAAACAAAGACGACAATTTTATGTTGCCTACTTTAGAAAAAATGCCACCGGGTATTTTGAACGTTGTTTTTGAGCCAAAAAAAATCGATTTCTTTATTTTTAAATAA
- a CDS encoding glycosyltransferase: MQISYSFIIPVYNRPQEVKELLESFVALDFKKEFEIVIVEDGSTETSKEVVTQFSKKLSISYFFKPNSGPGDSRNYGMEHAKGNYFIILDSDCILPPHYLKTVDTFLHENYFHCFGGADAAHKSFTALQKAINYTMTSFLTTGGIRGNIKSVNKFEPRSFNMGISKQAFLKTGGYSKIHPGEDPDLSQRILKTGFDTTFLPEAYVYHKRRISWSKFYLQVKKFGLVRPILNKWHPDAAKITFWFPTLFVLFVLFSVLLSILITPWFLLPILLYLILIFIDSSLKNRSAYIGILTLRAVFVQFFGYGIAFLKSNFLINILKKDPQEQFPFLFFK, encoded by the coding sequence ATGCAAATAAGCTATTCTTTTATAATCCCAGTATATAACCGTCCTCAGGAAGTTAAGGAACTTTTAGAGAGTTTTGTTGCCTTAGATTTTAAAAAAGAGTTCGAAATTGTAATCGTGGAAGACGGTTCTACCGAAACATCAAAAGAGGTTGTGACACAATTTTCTAAGAAGCTTTCAATTTCATACTTTTTTAAACCGAATTCTGGTCCGGGCGATTCTCGAAATTATGGAATGGAACACGCAAAAGGCAACTACTTTATAATTTTAGATTCAGATTGTATATTGCCGCCGCATTATCTAAAAACTGTTGATACCTTTCTTCACGAAAACTATTTCCATTGTTTTGGCGGAGCAGATGCGGCACACAAAAGTTTTACTGCATTGCAGAAAGCAATTAATTATACAATGACTTCGTTTCTTACAACTGGCGGGATTCGGGGTAATATAAAAAGTGTAAATAAATTTGAACCCCGAAGTTTTAATATGGGCATTTCAAAACAAGCATTTTTAAAAACTGGGGGATATTCAAAAATACACCCAGGTGAGGATCCAGATCTTTCGCAACGTATCTTAAAAACAGGATTTGATACTACGTTTTTACCCGAGGCTTATGTATATCACAAACGGCGGATTTCTTGGAGTAAGTTTTATTTGCAAGTGAAAAAATTTGGATTGGTTCGCCCTATATTAAATAAATGGCATCCGGATGCAGCTAAAATAACATTCTGGTTTCCAACCTTATTTGTATTGTTTGTCTTGTTTTCCGTCTTGCTTTCAATACTTATAACGCCTTGGTTTTTACTGCCAATTCTTTTGTATTTAATTTTAATATTTATAGACTCAAGCCTCAAAAATCGAAGTGCCTATATTGGTATTCTTACCTTGCGAGCAGTTTTTGTTCAATTTTTCGGGTACGGGATTGCATTTTTAAAATCGAATTTTTTAATAAACATTTTAAAGAAAGATCCACAGGAACAATTTCCTTTTTTATTTTTTAAGTAA
- a CDS encoding T9SS type A sorting domain-containing protein, protein MKKITIMMFLFVAAIGFSQEQVKMLGNDNPVIFEQQRTEVNQTTIMPNNAAPVTDIALLGNNNPTYLAACTEENPNDGTFENGFNCSSASAFMTANDITVAADENFTLTNITASIFANGGITNVDVNYYDDAAGLPGALIGSQASATIDNQTVIGNNFGFDVNEVEMSVTPFVFNGQAGSSSTYWIELSVTDGGATGSVFWVVTSSTMEGNPSAQFDAAWGIPDPLMDGVYIWEGDCDPIGGGGGACQEENPNDGTFENGFNCSSASAFMTANDVTVAAGEDFELTNITASIFANGGITNVDVNYYDDAAGLPGNLIGSQASATIDNQTVIGNNFGFDVNEIELTVTPFTFAGQAGSPTTYWVELSVTDGGATGSVFWVVTSSTMVGNPSAQFDAAWGIPDPLMDGVYIWEGNCNPLGVSDNALAGFSYYPNPVTDVLSLKAASNIEAVSIYNLLGQEVLRSEVGATTSDINLSGITTGAYVLKVTVNGQTGTYKILKN, encoded by the coding sequence ATGAAGAAAATTACAATTATGATGTTCTTATTTGTTGCTGCTATCGGTTTTAGCCAGGAACAAGTAAAAATGCTCGGCAATGACAATCCAGTTATTTTTGAGCAACAACGCACCGAAGTAAACCAAACTACAATCATGCCGAACAATGCGGCACCGGTTACAGATATTGCTTTGTTGGGAAACAACAATCCAACTTATTTAGCAGCCTGTACTGAGGAAAACCCAAACGATGGTACCTTCGAGAATGGCTTTAACTGCTCGTCTGCGTCTGCTTTTATGACCGCTAACGATATTACAGTTGCTGCTGACGAAAACTTTACGTTAACAAATATTACTGCCAGTATTTTTGCCAACGGTGGAATTACTAATGTAGATGTTAACTATTATGACGATGCAGCTGGTCTTCCAGGAGCCCTTATTGGTTCTCAGGCTTCAGCTACAATCGACAACCAAACAGTTATTGGAAATAACTTTGGTTTTGATGTTAACGAGGTTGAAATGAGCGTAACTCCATTTGTTTTTAACGGACAAGCTGGTTCTTCTTCTACATACTGGATTGAACTTTCAGTTACCGATGGTGGTGCAACTGGTAGTGTATTCTGGGTAGTTACTTCTTCAACTATGGAAGGAAACCCTAGTGCTCAATTTGATGCTGCTTGGGGAATTCCAGATCCACTAATGGATGGTGTTTATATTTGGGAAGGTGATTGTGACCCAATTGGTGGTGGCGGTGGCGCTTGCCAAGAGGAGAATCCTAACGACGGTACTTTCGAAAATGGCTTTAACTGCTCTTCTGCATCTGCATTTATGACCGCTAACGACGTAACTGTTGCCGCAGGCGAAGATTTTGAACTAACCAACATTACAGCAAGTATCTTTGCAAACGGTGGTATTACCAACGTAGATGTAAACTATTACGACGATGCTGCTGGTCTTCCAGGAAACCTTATTGGTTCTCAGGCTTCAGCTACGATAGACAACCAAACGGTTATTGGTAACAACTTTGGTTTTGACGTTAACGAGATTGAATTGACCGTTACACCATTTACCTTTGCAGGTCAGGCAGGATCACCTACTACTTACTGGGTTGAACTTTCGGTTACCGATGGTGGTGCAACTGGTAGTGTATTCTGGGTAGTTACCTCTTCTACTATGGTAGGTAATCCTAGTGCTCAGTTTGATGCAGCATGGGGCATTCCAGATCCATTAATGGACGGTGTTTACATCTGGGAAGGAAACTGTAATCCTTTAGGAGTTAGCGATAACGCACTTGCAGGATTCTCTTACTATCCAAACCCAGTTACCGATGTACTTTCATTAAAAGCGGCAAGTAACATTGAAGCGGTTTCTATCTACAACCTATTAGGACAGGAAGTATTGCGTTCCGAAGTTGGTGCTACTACTTCAGATATTAACCTTTCTGGAATTACTACTGGTGCCTACGTATTAAAGGTTACCGTAAACGGCCAGACTGGAACATACAAGATTTTGAAAAACTAA
- a CDS encoding T9SS type A sorting domain-containing protein, translating into MKKITLLFACFIAFSGIMSAQNVQSIADLPNTTNNPIYSQGDPVTTTATVRFEKPMGAQDFNAFVPIERYNVTTTHGPSIISGQRGAMAVTPYTDRATFEAAYPGTLVNEDFAGGPGVGVIQACGPVVSSAGDGCFSAGELEDGFSITVSTAGNDVIYIGETALGNSSTLMGANTFADFTIVNFLPLGAHAVGMDLFVDAVSNAEVRVYDMGGALLDTFTVNNTPNTENFVGYTSDDAIGRIEIQAEADAGELFGNLAFGTDPLGGGGGSACQEENPNDGTFENGFNCSSASAFMTANDVTVAMNEDFVLTNITASIFANGGITNVAVNYYDDAAGLPGNLIGSVASATIDNQTVIGNNFGFDVNEVEMTVPAFTFAGQVASPTTYWIELSVTDGGATGSVFWVVTSSTMVGNPSAQFDAAWGIPDPLMDGVYIWEGECNPLGVSDNALAGFSYYPNPVTDVLSLKAASNIEAVSIYNLLGQEVLRTEVGATTSDINLSGITTGAYVMKVTVNGQTGTYKILKN; encoded by the coding sequence ATGAAAAAAATTACTCTGTTATTTGCTTGCTTCATAGCCTTTTCAGGTATTATGAGTGCACAAAATGTGCAATCTATTGCGGATTTACCAAATACGACCAATAACCCTATATATAGTCAGGGTGATCCAGTAACTACTACCGCTACTGTACGTTTTGAGAAACCAATGGGAGCTCAAGACTTTAATGCTTTTGTACCCATTGAAAGATATAATGTTACAACCACCCATGGTCCTTCAATAATCTCGGGACAAAGAGGTGCAATGGCAGTTACTCCATATACAGATAGAGCTACTTTTGAAGCTGCATACCCCGGCACACTTGTTAATGAGGATTTTGCTGGTGGTCCCGGAGTTGGTGTTATTCAAGCTTGCGGTCCCGTGGTAAGTAGTGCGGGTGATGGATGTTTCTCAGCAGGTGAACTTGAAGATGGATTTTCTATTACCGTTTCTACGGCTGGAAACGATGTAATCTATATTGGCGAAACTGCTTTAGGAAACTCTTCAACTCTTATGGGAGCTAATACCTTTGCAGATTTTACAATCGTTAACTTTTTGCCATTAGGAGCACATGCTGTTGGAATGGATCTTTTTGTAGATGCTGTGTCAAATGCAGAGGTTAGAGTTTATGATATGGGAGGTGCGTTATTAGATACATTTACCGTCAATAATACACCAAATACTGAAAATTTTGTAGGCTATACTTCTGATGATGCTATAGGTAGAATTGAAATTCAAGCGGAAGCTGATGCCGGTGAATTGTTTGGTAACCTAGCATTTGGAACCGATCCTCTAGGTGGCGGTGGCGGCAGCGCTTGCCAAGAAGAGAACCCTAACGACGGTACTTTTGAAAACGGTTTTAACTGCTCTTCTGCATCTGCATTTATGACAGCTAATGACGTAACTGTTGCTATGAACGAAGATTTCGTTTTAACTAACATTACAGCAAGTATATTCGCCAACGGTGGAATTACCAATGTGGCCGTAAACTATTACGACGATGCCGCTGGTCTTCCAGGAAACCTTATTGGTTCTGTTGCTTCGGCTACAATCGACAACCAAACGGTTATTGGAAACAACTTTGGTTTTGATGTAAACGAAGTGGAGATGACCGTTCCGGCCTTTACCTTTGCAGGACAAGTAGCTTCGCCAACAACATACTGGATTGAACTTTCAGTTACCGATGGTGGTGCTACGGGTAGTGTATTCTGGGTAGTTACCTCTTCTACTATGGTTGGTAACCCAAGTGCTCAGTTTGATGCAGCCTGGGGAATTCCAGATCCATTAATGGACGGTGTTTACATCTGGGAAGGAGAATGTAATCCTTTAGGAGTTAGCGATAACGCACTTGCCGGATTCTCTTACTATCCAAACCCAGTTACCGATGTACTTTCTTTGAAAGCGGCAAGTAACATAGAAGCGGTTTCTATCTACAACCTATTAGGTCAGGAAGTATTGCGTACCGAAGTTGGTGCAACTACTTCAGATATTAACCTTTCTGGAATTACTACTGGCGCCTATGTTATGAAGGTTACCGTAAACGGCCAGACTGGAACATACAAGATTTTGAAAAACTAA